Proteins from a single region of Streptomyces griseiscabiei:
- a CDS encoding serine hydrolase domain-containing protein — protein MPARAARTGLVAATAVVAAMALAAPATAAAPTAASARGDHRATQKAMDANVRDGVIGIAVQAKDEHGVWKATSGVGDLKSGEPRSARDHFRVGSITKTFVATVLLQLEAEGRLSLDDTVEKWLPGVVRGKGHDGREVTLRQLLNHTSGIAEYTSDERFVKDVFLAEGFLENRYRTWTPRELVGIAMKHEPTFAPGTDWSYSNTNYVLAGLVIGKATGRSYGDEIRARVIEPLGLTDTKVPATDPTLPKPHSRAYSKLAETTDGRTYDVTKLNPSVAGAAGEMVSDADDLNRFYSALLRGKLLPKKQLAAMKDVIPVDGDRGGYGLGLITYKLSCGVRLWGHSGGIHGSSSETATTADGRHTLTYNFNSDWNGDSTPIMEAEFCAK, from the coding sequence ATGCCAGCACGCGCAGCACGCACGGGTCTCGTGGCGGCCACCGCCGTCGTCGCGGCGATGGCCCTGGCCGCGCCCGCGACCGCGGCGGCACCCACCGCCGCGTCCGCGAGAGGCGACCACCGCGCCACCCAGAAGGCGATGGACGCCAATGTGCGGGACGGCGTCATCGGCATCGCCGTCCAGGCGAAGGACGAACACGGCGTCTGGAAGGCGACCTCGGGCGTCGGCGACCTGAAGTCGGGCGAACCGCGCTCCGCCCGCGACCACTTCCGCGTCGGCAGCATCACCAAGACCTTCGTCGCCACCGTGCTGCTCCAACTGGAGGCGGAGGGCCGGCTGTCGCTGGACGACACGGTGGAGAAGTGGCTCCCGGGCGTCGTCCGCGGCAAGGGCCACGACGGGCGCGAGGTGACCCTCCGTCAACTCCTCAACCACACCAGCGGAATCGCCGAGTACACCTCGGACGAGCGGTTCGTGAAGGACGTGTTCCTCGCCGAGGGCTTCCTCGAGAACCGCTACCGCACCTGGACCCCGCGCGAACTGGTCGGCATCGCCATGAAGCACGAACCCACCTTCGCCCCGGGCACCGACTGGAGCTACTCCAACACCAACTACGTGCTCGCCGGCCTGGTGATCGGGAAAGCCACCGGCCGCTCCTACGGCGACGAGATCCGCGCCCGTGTCATCGAGCCCCTGGGCCTGACCGACACGAAGGTCCCCGCCACCGACCCCACCCTTCCGAAGCCGCACAGCCGCGCCTACTCCAAGCTGGCGGAGACGACGGACGGCAGGACGTACGACGTCACGAAGCTCAACCCCTCGGTCGCGGGCGCGGCGGGCGAGATGGTCTCCGACGCCGACGACCTGAACCGCTTCTACTCGGCGCTGCTCCGCGGAAAGCTCCTGCCGAAGAAGCAACTGGCCGCCATGAAGGACGTCATCCCCGTCGACGGCGACCGCGGCGGCTACGGCCTCGGCCTCATCACCTACAAGCTCTCCTGCGGCGTCCGGCTGTGGGGCCACAGCGGCGGCATCCACGGCTCCTCCTCGGAGACCGCCACCACCGCCGACGGCCGCCACACC
- a CDS encoding TIGR03767 family metallophosphoesterase — protein MSRIRSVAAAATNPDRRAFLAATGAVGLAAGAGFALRPEAGAATAADGVTATEVPLANLSNREAPAAPLAPYTRGTTLASVAAPRTSSGYRRLGGGPAWKRVVRGDLAAPKSGRENRRTALASFVQFTDLHVVDVQHPLRYEYLRAQTASAWRPQEALSVAGAVSLVERVNALLGAPVTGSPLHFVMTTGDNTDNNSRTELDWFLKVMSGGRITPNSGDPRRYEGVQDSGLKLYWQPDAALRDADKQLGFPRLNGFLAAAVREVNSPGLNVPWYSTVGNHDSLPGGCYAPGDSFFADFAVGGRKLMTLDEKVGKAIWDNVKSGGDPKGAEWKAILKAQAKKMRAVTPDENRAPFTPQEYLKAHLDPAHTGAGPVGHGYSKANLDARTQYYAFRIADDVIGISLDSTDPGGHYEGSLGTAQLKWLDSTLKEAAKDGSYAVVFSHHTSASMRNLRKDPARPTEARHGGDEVLALLGRHRSVLAWVNGHSHRNRITPHASSGGGSFWEISTASHIDFPQLARVIELVDNKDGTLSLFTTLIESAAPHATDFTDLSQTGLAALYRELSYNAPGRRDTLTGTPGDRNTELVLRKG, from the coding sequence ATGTCGCGCATACGCTCAGTCGCTGCCGCCGCCACCAACCCTGACCGCCGGGCCTTCCTCGCCGCCACCGGCGCGGTCGGCCTCGCCGCGGGGGCCGGCTTCGCCCTGCGGCCCGAGGCCGGCGCCGCCACCGCCGCCGACGGGGTCACCGCCACGGAGGTCCCCCTCGCCAACCTCTCCAACAGAGAGGCCCCGGCCGCACCGCTCGCGCCCTACACCCGCGGCACCACCCTCGCCTCGGTCGCCGCCCCCCGCACCTCCTCCGGCTACCGCCGTCTCGGCGGCGGCCCCGCCTGGAAGCGGGTCGTGCGCGGCGACCTCGCCGCCCCCAAGTCCGGGCGCGAGAACCGCCGTACGGCCCTGGCCTCCTTCGTGCAGTTCACCGACCTGCACGTGGTCGACGTCCAGCACCCGCTGCGCTACGAGTACCTGCGCGCCCAGACCGCCAGCGCCTGGCGCCCGCAGGAGGCGCTGTCCGTGGCCGGCGCGGTCTCGCTCGTCGAGCGGGTCAACGCGCTGCTCGGCGCCCCGGTGACCGGCTCCCCGCTGCACTTCGTGATGACGACCGGCGACAACACCGACAACAACTCCAGGACGGAACTGGACTGGTTCCTCAAGGTGATGAGCGGGGGGCGGATCACCCCCAACTCCGGTGACCCGCGCCGCTACGAGGGCGTCCAGGACTCCGGCCTCAAGCTCTACTGGCAGCCCGACGCGGCCCTCCGCGACGCCGACAAGCAGCTCGGCTTCCCCCGGCTGAACGGCTTCCTGGCCGCCGCCGTCCGCGAGGTCAACAGCCCCGGCCTGAACGTCCCCTGGTACTCCACGGTCGGCAACCACGACTCCCTCCCCGGCGGCTGCTACGCCCCCGGCGACTCCTTCTTCGCCGACTTCGCGGTCGGCGGCCGGAAGCTGATGACGCTGGACGAGAAGGTCGGCAAAGCCATCTGGGACAACGTCAAGAGCGGCGGCGACCCCAAGGGCGCCGAGTGGAAGGCCATCCTCAAGGCCCAGGCGAAGAAGATGCGCGCGGTCACCCCGGACGAGAACCGCGCCCCCTTCACCCCGCAGGAGTACCTCAAGGCCCACCTGGACCCGGCCCACACCGGCGCCGGTCCGGTCGGCCACGGCTACTCCAAGGCCAACCTGGACGCCCGCACCCAGTACTACGCCTTCCGCATCGCCGACGACGTCATCGGCATCAGCCTGGACTCCACCGACCCCGGCGGCCACTACGAGGGCTCGCTCGGCACGGCTCAGCTCAAGTGGCTCGACAGCACGCTGAAGGAGGCGGCCAAGGACGGTTCGTACGCCGTCGTCTTCAGCCACCACACCAGCGCCTCGATGCGGAACCTGCGCAAGGACCCCGCCCGCCCCACCGAGGCCCGTCACGGCGGCGACGAGGTGCTCGCCCTGCTCGGCCGTCACCGCTCCGTTCTGGCCTGGGTGAACGGGCACAGCCACCGCAACCGCATCACCCCGCACGCGTCCTCCGGCGGCGGCTCCTTCTGGGAGATCTCCACGGCCTCCCACATCGACTTCCCCCAACTCGCCCGGGTGATCGAGCTGGTGGACAACAAGGACGGCACGCTCTCCCTGTTCACCACCCTGATCGAATCGGCCGCCCCGCACGCCACCGACTTCACGGACCTCTCGCAGACCGGCCTCGCCGCCCTGTACCGCGAGCTGTCCTACAACGCCCCCGGCCGCCGCGACACGCTCACCGGCACCCCGGGCGACCGCAACACGGAGCTGGTCCTGCGAAAGGGCTGA
- a CDS encoding NUDIX hydrolase, producing MREQLRVAAYAVCVREERLLLARWVSRDGLRRWTLPGGGMEHGEDPYDTVVREAAEETGYAVEPTTLLGIDTSRRQGSGRLGARVDFQALRVVHEARVTGGDLRHETGGSTDMAAWHPLAEVPDLDRVGLVDVGLRLWRERPRSGRPPVPYPGR from the coding sequence ATGCGTGAGCAGTTGAGGGTGGCGGCCTACGCCGTGTGCGTCCGCGAGGAGCGGCTGCTGCTGGCCCGCTGGGTCTCCCGGGACGGCCTGCGCAGGTGGACCCTGCCCGGCGGCGGCATGGAGCACGGCGAGGACCCCTACGACACGGTCGTCCGCGAGGCGGCCGAGGAGACCGGCTACGCCGTCGAACCCACCACGCTCCTCGGCATCGACACCAGCAGGCGCCAGGGCTCCGGCCGTCTGGGCGCCCGTGTCGACTTCCAGGCCCTGCGCGTCGTCCACGAGGCCCGCGTCACCGGCGGCGACCTCCGCCACGAGACCGGCGGCTCCACGGACATGGCCGCCTGGCACCCCCTGGCCGAGGTCCCGGACCTCGACCGGGTGGGCCTGGTCGACGTGGGCCTGCGCCTGTGGAGGGAACGCCCCCGCAGCGGCCGTCCGCCGGTGCCCTACCCCGGCAGATGA